A part of Pieris napi chromosome 9, ilPieNapi1.2, whole genome shotgun sequence genomic DNA contains:
- the LOC125052451 gene encoding probable E3 SUMO-protein ligase RNF212 isoform X3 gives MDWIHCNNCFTQLEPGVTLHLTSCGHMFCNNCLNNGVKESTCLVCKAPCSIMKLVPDMNPDIQDYFTDPEEIIKKCCDVLQFQRQHRRRLLSYLFQSTKKFRAARAELRRMTEVCQTQHKQLREYQRIIKNLQSQLDGQSKQTPPFNVPISPSNLSPGFIQTPPTYKRPAKSTPYSQPYQSNLVTPTRISKQRSSNFSVNSQSSSASNKISTTVFTPPTPESVGYSHFLKHL, from the exons ATGGATTGGATACATTGTAACAATTGTTTTACTCAATTAGAACCTGGAGTAACTTTGCACCTGACATCATGTGGTCATATGTTTTGCAACAACTGCTTGAACAATG gcGTAAAAGAAAGTACATGTTTAGTATGCAAAGCACCATGTTCTATAATGAAATTAGTTCCCGAC atGAATCCAGATATTCAAGATTATTTCACGGACCCGgaagaaataattaagaaatgttGTGATGTACTACAATTTCAACGGCAACATAGACGGCGCTTATTGTCCTATTTATTTCAATCg ACAAAGAAATTCCGCGCGGCGCGAGCGGAGCTACGGCGTATGACGGAAGTGTGTCAGACACAACACAAACAACTGCGCGAGTATCAAAGGATCATAAAGAATTTACAAAGCCAGCTTGATGGACAGTCAA aacaAACGCCACCATTCAACGTGCCCATTTCGCCTAGTAATTTATCCCCTGGTTTTATTCAAACACCGCCTACATACAAGCGACCCGCAAAGAGCACTCCTTATAGC CAACCGTATCAGTCGAACTTGGTGACCCCTACTCGGATAAGCAAACAGCGTTCAAGCAACTTCAGTGTTAATAGTCAG TCCTCGAGTGCTTCGAACAAAATATCGACAACAGTGTTCACGCCTCCAACTCCTGAGTCGGTCGGGTACAGCCACTTTTTAAAGCATCTTTAA
- the LOC125052451 gene encoding probable E3 SUMO-protein ligase RNF212 isoform X2, with protein sequence MDWIHCNNCFTQLEPGVTLHLTSCGHMFCNNCLNNGVKESTCLVCKAPCSIMKLVPDMNPDIQDYFTDPEEIIKKCCDVLQFQRQHRRRLLSYLFQSTKKFRAARAELRRMTEVCQTQHKQLREYQRIIKNLQSQLDGQSKQTPPFNVPISPSNLSPGFIQTPPTYKRPAKSTPYSSSSASNKISTTVFTPPTPESVGDILSQTSNESGYLSGLKSPRVLYCNGVSNKCAFKKHRRFDY encoded by the exons ATGGATTGGATACATTGTAACAATTGTTTTACTCAATTAGAACCTGGAGTAACTTTGCACCTGACATCATGTGGTCATATGTTTTGCAACAACTGCTTGAACAATG gcGTAAAAGAAAGTACATGTTTAGTATGCAAAGCACCATGTTCTATAATGAAATTAGTTCCCGAC atGAATCCAGATATTCAAGATTATTTCACGGACCCGgaagaaataattaagaaatgttGTGATGTACTACAATTTCAACGGCAACATAGACGGCGCTTATTGTCCTATTTATTTCAATCg ACAAAGAAATTCCGCGCGGCGCGAGCGGAGCTACGGCGTATGACGGAAGTGTGTCAGACACAACACAAACAACTGCGCGAGTATCAAAGGATCATAAAGAATTTACAAAGCCAGCTTGATGGACAGTCAA aacaAACGCCACCATTCAACGTGCCCATTTCGCCTAGTAATTTATCCCCTGGTTTTATTCAAACACCGCCTACATACAAGCGACCCGCAAAGAGCACTCCTTATAGC TCCTCGAGTGCTTCGAACAAAATATCGACAACAGTGTTCACGCCTCCAACTCCTGAGTCGGTCGG AGATATTTTAAGCCAGACCAGCAATGAATCCGGATATTTGTCTGGACTTAAATCGCCAAGAGTTTTATACTGCAATGGTGTTAGCAACAAGTGCGCGTTTAAGAAACATAGGCGTTTCGattattag
- the LOC125052451 gene encoding zip homologous protein 2 isoform X1 codes for MDWIHCNNCFTQLEPGVTLHLTSCGHMFCNNCLNNGVKESTCLVCKAPCSIMKLVPDMNPDIQDYFTDPEEIIKKCCDVLQFQRQHRRRLLSYLFQSTKKFRAARAELRRMTEVCQTQHKQLREYQRIIKNLQSQLDGQSKQTPPFNVPISPSNLSPGFIQTPPTYKRPAKSTPYSQPYQSNLVTPTRISKQRSSNFSVNSQSSSASNKISTTVFTPPTPESVGDILSQTSNESGYLSGLKSPRVLYCNGVSNKCAFKKHRRFDY; via the exons ATGGATTGGATACATTGTAACAATTGTTTTACTCAATTAGAACCTGGAGTAACTTTGCACCTGACATCATGTGGTCATATGTTTTGCAACAACTGCTTGAACAATG gcGTAAAAGAAAGTACATGTTTAGTATGCAAAGCACCATGTTCTATAATGAAATTAGTTCCCGAC atGAATCCAGATATTCAAGATTATTTCACGGACCCGgaagaaataattaagaaatgttGTGATGTACTACAATTTCAACGGCAACATAGACGGCGCTTATTGTCCTATTTATTTCAATCg ACAAAGAAATTCCGCGCGGCGCGAGCGGAGCTACGGCGTATGACGGAAGTGTGTCAGACACAACACAAACAACTGCGCGAGTATCAAAGGATCATAAAGAATTTACAAAGCCAGCTTGATGGACAGTCAA aacaAACGCCACCATTCAACGTGCCCATTTCGCCTAGTAATTTATCCCCTGGTTTTATTCAAACACCGCCTACATACAAGCGACCCGCAAAGAGCACTCCTTATAGC CAACCGTATCAGTCGAACTTGGTGACCCCTACTCGGATAAGCAAACAGCGTTCAAGCAACTTCAGTGTTAATAGTCAG TCCTCGAGTGCTTCGAACAAAATATCGACAACAGTGTTCACGCCTCCAACTCCTGAGTCGGTCGG AGATATTTTAAGCCAGACCAGCAATGAATCCGGATATTTGTCTGGACTTAAATCGCCAAGAGTTTTATACTGCAATGGTGTTAGCAACAAGTGCGCGTTTAAGAAACATAGGCGTTTCGattattag
- the LOC125052450 gene encoding keratin, type II cytoskeletal 2 epidermal-like, translating to MSSTILTITLISIVGSQAIKLELAEEKTPYDYVKDRIDSMLVDPSGMPLSSSYEVEETEDYPEEIKGAASTLHNAVSGVGYGQGIGLGGLGGIGLGQGLGIGLGGLGVGGVGGLGIGGIGNGIGLGGAGAGIGAVNGIGGVGLGNAGIGVANGLVQPGLGGIGVGGFGVGNGLLYHPVLGTQVQGGYVDKNAYDAAQKKGADHNVEKLEKKEEEEIKHGQEGFQQGAAAAKAEKGESSFYKDEEAKKKAAGDEKFYEGGQKVNKQGANEEQIKKAKSHKKGHVSKGFKSSSSKNEEEKSESFYDEAHDEADHKIAGQNAGSFGENAQQGFKGAHEEKVLDANSQGKEGHHVLEEKVDDAKANKGEFLQKGYKGGAELLEKFNNLGAQAVHGHQEASGGYQQNKGILPIH from the exons ATGTCGTCAACAATTCTCACTATCACACTCATTTCGATTGTTGGATCGCAAGCCATCAAGTTAGAGTTGGCTGAAGAAAAAACTCCATACGATTATGTAAAGGATAGAATAGATTCAATGTTAGTGGACCCGAGTGGAATGCCGTTATCTAGTTCCTATGAGGTTGAAGAGACAGAAGATTATCCTGAGGAAATCAAGGGAGCGGCGTCAACTCTACATAACGCAGTGTCTGGTGTTGGATACGGCCAGGGTATTGGCCTCGGTGGACTTGGAGGAATAGGGTTAGGCCAGGGATTGGGAATAGGACTAGGAGGTCTAGGTGTTGGTGGCGTAGGTGGTTTAGGCATTGGAGGAATTGGCAACGGTATTGGTCTCGGTGGCGCTGGGGCCGGTATTGGTGCAGTCAACGGGATCGGAGGTGTAGGATTAGGCAACGCAGGAATCGGTGTAGCAAATGGATTAGTTCAGCCAGGCTTAGGAGGCATTGGTGTCGGTGGTTTTGGAGTTGGGAACGGTCTTCTGTACCATCCAGTTTTAGGAACACAAGTTCAAGGAGGTTATGTAGATAAAAACGCATATGATGCGGCTCAGAAAAAGGGCGCCGACCACAATGTTGAGAAGttagaaaaaaaagaagaagaggAAATCAAGCACGGTCAAGAAGGATTCCAGCAAGGTGCTGCTGCTGCTAAGGCAGAAAAGGGAGAATCTAGCTTTTACAAAGACGAAGAAGCAAAAAAGAAAGCAGCCGGAGATGAGAAGTTTTACGAAGGTGGACAAAAAGTCAACAAGCAAG GCGCTAATGAAGAACAAATAAAGAAGGCAAAGAGTCACAAGAAGGGCCATGTCAGTAAGGGTTTTAAGTCATCCAGCAGCAAGAATGAAGAAGAGAAGTCTGAAAGCTTCTATGACGAAGCTCACGATGAGGCTGACCACAAAATCGCTGGGCAAAATGCGGGATCATTTGGAGAAAATGCGCAACAAGGCTTCAAAGGCGCTCATGAGGAGAAGGTCCTCGATGCAAATTCCCAGGGCAAGGAAGGACACCATGTATTGGAAGAAAAAGTTGATGATGCCAAAGCAAACAAG ggtGAATTCCTGCAAAAGGGTTACAAGGGTGGCGCAGAGCTGttagaaaaattcaacaaCCTCGGTGCACAAGCTGTCCATGGACATCAAGAGGCAAGTGGTGGATATCAGCAGAATAAGGGCATATTAcctatacattaa